The nucleotide sequence CTGGGGACATTTTTCCGTGGGACGGAAAGTCTTTTCCACAACTCCGCCGCTCTTAATATTCTTCAGTTTCGTTCTTACAAAGGCTGCGCCTTTTCCTGGTTTTACATGCTGAAACTCAATAATCTGGTAAATGTTATTATCTAATTCAATCGTAATACCATTTCTGAAATCTCCTGCTGAAATCATCCGAATTTCCTCCTTAAACTACACTTGGGCCCGTTCAGCCCCTGTATTCGTTATTATTCTATCCTATAATGGCAGATTTTTCAACCTTTTTTTCCGGAACCATCCGGAAAATGGTAACAGTTCAGACAAGCTGCCCTGTTACACCTTTCTTAATTCTGAAGCCAGGTTTCTTCTATTCTGTCCAGCATATCTACCCTGTGCTGATGTCTTCCTCCCTGAAATTCTGCTTCCAGATAGGCTTTTACGATATCCTTCGCCTTTTCCAGTCCTACAATTCTTGCCCCAAAAGCTATAATATTGGCATTGTTATGTTCTTTAATCAAACGGGCCGTCGTGGTGTCCGAGCAGACGCCGCAGCGGATGCCCTTCACCTTATTTGCAGCCAGGGAGACTCCCACTCCTGTTCCGCAAATCAAAATCCCGCAGTCTGCTTCTCCTTCTGCCACTGCCCGTCCTACTCTTTCACCATATATGGGATAATCGCAGCTCTCATTGCTGTCCGTCCCAAAATTAATTACTTCATAGCCCAGACTTTCTACATACCTGACAATCTCTTTTTTTAAATCCGTTGCCGCATGGTCGTTTCCAATCGCTATCTTCACGTTACTCCTCCCTGGTTCCTGACATACTGCCGGCAGGCTCTGCCAGTCATTATTATTTTTGGCTTCTCTGATAAAAAAACAGAACAATTCTTTCCAGATACCGTTTCAGTACAATCTGGATTTCCTCTTTTGGGTGAATGGGCCTGGTGAGAATCGTCCGGATTCCTGCCCGGTTGGCCCCATACACATCAGTAAAAATCTGATCTCCCACAAAAAGTGTATTCTCCCTGTGGGTTCCCATCAGCTCCATGGCCCGCTCATAGCCGGAGACTTTGGGTTTTCCGGCCTTAAAAATATACTGCACCTGTACCTGGTCATTAAACATTTTGACTCTGGGTTCTTTATTATTAGACAGCAGACAGCACTGATAGCCCAGCTTTTTCAGCTGAGCAAACAGCTTTTTCGCCCGCTCATCTGCCGGCGCGCCATGAGGTACCAGTGTATTGTCCACATCAAAAATAATTCCCCGATATCCTTCCTGATATAAACGTTCAAACTCTATCTGATACGCGGAATCCAAATATTCATTCGGATAAAATTTTCTCAACATTCTGTCATTCTCCTGAACTCTGCAATTTGAAATCTCACCTTACTTGTCCAGTATTTTCTTCAGCTCGTCCATAAAAGTATTGACATCTTTAAACTCCCGGTACACGGAAGCAAATCTCACATAAGCTACCGGATCCAGTTCCTGCAGCCTGTTCATGACAATTTCTCCGATTTCCGAACTGGAGATTTCTTTTTCTTCCCGGTTAAAAATGTCCACCTCTACGGTGTCCACCATCTGGTTAATCATATTTGCAGGTACCGGACGTTTATGGCAGGCCCGCAGAATTCCGGCCTCCACTTTCGTCCGATCATACTGTTCCCGGTTATTATCTTTCTTAATGACAATCAAAGGAATTGTCTCTACTTTCTCATAAGTGGTGAAACGCTTCCCGCAGTCGTCACACAGCCTTCTCCTGCGAATGGAATTATTGTCATCTGCAGGCCTTGAATCAATCACGCGCGTATTATCGCTGCTGCAAAACGGACATTTCATGAAACCCCTCCCAAATCTGTACACAAAACTGCCTGGTCGCTTTTCAGTATATTCTACTTTTTTTCTCCTGTCAATATGATTTCCTGAAAGTTTCCGGCCCTGGGAAGCCGCTGTTACGGCGGGTCCGGAATTTCCACCAGGATAATGTCCG is from Lachnospiraceae bacterium JLR.KK002 and encodes:
- the rpiB gene encoding ribose 5-phosphate isomerase B, with the translated sequence MKIAIGNDHAATDLKKEIVRYVESLGYEVINFGTDSNESCDYPIYGERVGRAVAEGEADCGILICGTGVGVSLAANKVKGIRCGVCSDTTTARLIKEHNNANIIAFGARIVGLEKAKDIVKAYLEAEFQGGRHQHRVDMLDRIEETWLQN
- a CDS encoding YqeG family HAD IIIA-type phosphatase, whose translation is MLRKFYPNEYLDSAYQIEFERLYQEGYRGIIFDVDNTLVPHGAPADERAKKLFAQLKKLGYQCCLLSNNKEPRVKMFNDQVQVQYIFKAGKPKVSGYERAMELMGTHRENTLFVGDQIFTDVYGANRAGIRTILTRPIHPKEEIQIVLKRYLERIVLFFYQRSQK
- the nrdR gene encoding transcriptional regulator NrdR, producing the protein MKCPFCSSDNTRVIDSRPADDNNSIRRRRLCDDCGKRFTTYEKVETIPLIVIKKDNNREQYDRTKVEAGILRACHKRPVPANMINQMVDTVEVDIFNREEKEISSSEIGEIVMNRLQELDPVAYVRFASVYREFKDVNTFMDELKKILDK